The Takifugu flavidus isolate HTHZ2018 chromosome 21, ASM371156v2, whole genome shotgun sequence genome has a window encoding:
- the LOC130518179 gene encoding lens fiber membrane intrinsic protein-like, whose amino-acid sequence MYSFMGGGLFCAIVGNILLVVSAVTDYWMQYRLSGNYAHQGLWRYCMANKCYMQTDSIAYWNATRAFMILSAMSCFAGIITGILSFAHFSAFERFNRSYAAGIMFFISTFFVLLGMAIYTGVTVHFLGRRFGDWRFSWSYILGWVAMLMTFFAGIFYICAYRECECRRGNGPR is encoded by the exons ATGTACAGCTTCATGGGAGGGGGTCTGTTCTGCGCCATCGTGGGCAACATCCTGCTGGTCGTCTCTGCGGTGACTGACTACTGGATGCAGTACCGCCTGTCTGGAAACTATGCCCACCAGGGTCTGTGGAGGTACTGCATGGCCAACAAGTGCTACATGCAGACCGACAGCATAG CTTACTGGAATGCCACCCGGGCCTTTATGATCCTCTCAGCGATGTCGTGCTTCGCAGGCATCATCACCGGGATCTTGTCCTTCGCCCACTTCTCCGCCTTTGAAAGGTTTAATCGCTCCTATGCTGCAGGAATTATGTTTTTCATCTCCA CTTTCTTTGTTCTGCTGGGTATGGCCATTTATACCGGGGTGACAGTCCACTTCCTGGGGAGACGCTTCGGTGACTGGCGCTTCTCCTGGTCCTACATCCTGGGCTGGGTGGCCATGCTTATGACCTTTTTTGCAG GTATTTTCTACATATGCGCCTACAGAGAGTGTGAATGCAGGAGAGGAAACGGGCCGCGCTAG